In Denticeps clupeoides chromosome 1, fDenClu1.1, whole genome shotgun sequence, a single window of DNA contains:
- the med6 gene encoding mediator of RNA polymerase II transcription subunit 6, whose amino-acid sequence MASGDLRDNLLGISWVDSGWVPILNPGNVLDYFSERSNPFYDRTCNNEVVKMQRLTLDHLNQMVGVEYILLHAQEPILYIIRKQQRQSPTQVIPLADYYIIAGVVYQAPDLGSVISSRVLSAVHGIQSAFDEAMSYCRYHPSKGYWWHFKDQEEREKAKPKSKKKEEPSSFFQRQRVDALLIDLRNKFPPTFYQPKPGEKPVPVEVKKESDLPAETVKQEERESASKTPAPAPPSKPPPEKRARLQ is encoded by the exons ATGGCGTCGGGGGATTTGAGAG ATAACCTCCTGGGCATCTCCTGGGTCGACAGTGGCTGGGTGCCTATTCTAAATCCTGGAAATGTACTCGACTACTTCTCCGAAAGGAGCAATCCTTTCTACGATCGCACCTGCAACAACGAGGTTGTCAAAATGCAGAGGCTGACGTTGGACCATCTAAA TCAGATGGTGGGGGTTGAGTACATCCTTCTGCATGCTCAGGAGCCGATCCTATACATCATTCGTAAACAGCAGAGGCAGTCTCCAACACAAG TCATCCCTTTGGCAGACTACTACATTATTGCAGGGGTGGTGTACCAAGCTCCAGACCTGGGTTCAGTTATCAGCTCTAGGGTG CTCTCTGCAGTTCATGGAATCCAGTCGGCATTTGACGAGGCCATGTCATACTGCCGCTACCACCCTTCTAAAGGCTATTGGTGGCATTTCAAAGACCAGGAAGAGAGAG AAAAAGCAAAACCCAAATCAAAGAAGAAAGAGGAACCGAGTTCCTTCTTCCAGAGGCAGCGTGTGGACGCTCTGCTAATTGACCTCAGGAACAAATTTCCCCCAACCTTTTATCAG CCAAAGCCTGGTGAGAAACCCGTTCCAG TGGAGGTGAAGAAAGAGTCAGATTTGCCAGCAGAGACGGTCAAACAGGAGGAGAGGGAGTCGGCCAGCAAGACCCCTGCACCGGCTCCCCCCAGCAAACCTCCGCCTGAGAAACGTGCCAGGCTGCAGTGA